In Anabas testudineus chromosome 12, fAnaTes1.2, whole genome shotgun sequence, one genomic interval encodes:
- the LOC113159301 gene encoding uncharacterized protein LOC113159301, with protein METAETSPTALELRLETIRQLIESFTSAMTKEQWRLIQVGSPDHATKAMLADLLLDIISIITKAVLATFSCLNVMVPADCVQSSLVNALTESFAEVLGVKDEAQTVSTERLTDLIVKEVAESVSSALSTSDGFAVEPSVNRVTPQQTLKAMIRHACTMLKAFTAKMDISCRPQRQRRHRTDDQWKQEDTELVNITGEHQSPNRFVEPETKEDVSSEDSFVMKTSKIVQEIINRNVKDITEPFLDELPDSEYGMLKTESSKEIKVVADDIAQIISEEIRSLRESDAAGPSPTSEHSGKMSMKDIRSKVKNFFAMQFAKALILRIVANVRAKFHRDSRVESRESFESLMDDVDSLLLTEDGEKQTGELGVIKKFKKITPGKVHVFTQQLSDLLYSHIADRMPKTIPETTAKRATCRTVCVPQPHAAMYAEIMDKVRMFLGMMNYWVNCQVFSHSRRVIRSLMDLVSPTAQLPGAPTVEETHLGACAVSELVKDPTLLAKQRKISVGILVKKLIQRTFREAKLEGGEKSEAVSQRVFDKTWAEVEGLDFSITHKTFTKLDKDIFKDLCKGWGCAEQVLVSMFSEEPEIESYIASSFKSYLTAPRHSTISRFLSDCKTITDQFTLKCGCSESSSPST; from the coding sequence ATGGAGACAGCAGAAACATCACCGACTGCACTGGAGCTCAGATTGGAAACAATTCGCCAGCTGATCGAATCCTTTACATCAGCAATGACAAAGGAACAGTGGAGACTGATACAGGTGGGTTCACCTGATCATGCCACTAAAGCCATGTTGGCAGACCTGCTTTTGGacataatatcaataataacCAAAGCTGTGTTAGCGACTTTTTCTTGCCTCAATGTGATGGTGCCAGCCGATTGTGTTCAGTCCAGTCTAGTCAACGCACTCACTGAGAGTTTTGCAGAAGTTCTGGGCGTTAAGGACGAGGCTCAGACTGTCAGCACAGAGCGACTGACTGATTTAATTGTTAAAGAGGTCGCAGAAAGTGTCAGTTCTGCCCTCTCCACCAGCGACGGCTTCGCTGTGGAGCCTTCAGTCAATCGTGTTACTCCTCAACAGACACTGAAAGCCATGATTAGACATGCCTGCACAATGTTAAAGGCATTCACGGCCAAGATGGACATTTCATGCAGACCTCAAAGACAACGAAGACACAGAACAGACGACCAGTGGAAGCAGGAAGACACAGAGCTGGTGAACATCACTGGTGAACATCAGTCACCAAACAGATTTGTGGAACCAGAAACAAAGGAGGACGTCTCATCAGAGGACAGTTTTGTAATGAAAACATCCAAAATAGTCCAGGAAATAATCAATAGGAACGTGAAAGACATCACAGAACCGTTCTTGGACGAGCTGCCGGACTCTGAGTACGGGATGCTGAAAACTGAATCTTCTAAGGAGATTAAAGTTGTAGCAGATGACATCGCTCAGATAATTAGTGAAGAGATAAGGAGTTTAAGGGAGAGCGATGCAGCAGGACCGAGCCCAACATCTGAACACAGTGGCAAAATGAGCATGAAAGACATCAGGAGCAAGGTTAAGAATTTCTTTGCAATGCAGTTTGCCAAAGCTTTAATACTTCGCATAGTGGCAAATGTGAGGGCAAAGTTCCACCGGGACTCCCGCGTCGAGAGCAGAGAGTCGTTTGAGTCACTCATGGATGATGTCGACTCTCTACTGCTGACGGAAGATGGCgaaaaacaaacaggtgaaCTTGGTGTGATAAAAAAATTCAAGAAGATCACGCCTGGCAAAGTTCACGTATTCACCCAGCAGCTCAGCGATCTCCTCTACAGCCACATCGCAGACAGGATGCCCAAGACCATTCCTGAAACAACGGCAAAGAGGGCAACCTGCAGGACGGTGTGTGTTCCTCAGCCACATGCTGCCATGTATGCTGAAATAATGGACAAGGTCCGCATGTTCCTGGGAATGATGAACTACTGGGTCAACTGCCAGGTCTTCAGCCACAGTAGAAGGGTGATCCGGTCCTTAATGGACTTGGTGTCACCGACAGCACAGCTCCCAGGCGCCCCCACAGTGGAGGAGACCCATTTGGGAGCTTGTGCAGTGTCTGAACTTGTGAAGGATCCCACACTGCTGGCAAAACAGAGAAAGATATCTGTAGGGATACTGGTGAAGAAGCTCATCCAACGGACATTCAGAGAGGCAAAACTGGAGGGTGGTGAGAAGTCAGAGGCCGTGAGTCAGCGTGTGTTTGACAAAACATGGGCTGAAGTGGAGGGATTAGACTTCAGTATCACCCACAAAACCTTCACGAAGCTGgacaaagacattttcaaaGACTTGTGTAAAGGTTGGGGATGTGCAGAGCAGGTGCTGGTTTCCATGTTCTCAGAGGAACCGGAAATAGAGAGTTACATCGCTTCCAGCTTCAAAAGTTACCTGACAGCACCGAGGCACAGTACCATCTCAAGATTCCTCTCCGACTGCAAAACCATCACTGATCAGTTCACCCTGAAATGTGGCTGCTCAGAGAGCTCAAGTCCTTCCACATAG